Genomic window (Phragmites australis chromosome 21, lpPhrAust1.1, whole genome shotgun sequence):
CGGCAATGCAACAGGACTCAAGAATAACTTCGCAAATACTACAGTAAACCTAATTAGGTGCTCCAGAATCAACCTAAGCACAATCATCATGGATCTACTACTGGcctttcattttgaattttccaTCACGTATCTAGGATTACCGCTCTCAGTTTGACGTCTCAAGGGATTGGATCGACAACCACTCATCGAAATAGCGGTTGCTGGAATGGCGGCATAGAAATGAAAGCATCTTGCTCCGACTGGTCGCCTAACCCTGGTAACGGTTGTCCTGTCCTTCCAACCGATGTACTTCCTATCAGCCATCATAGCTCCAAAGGAGGTTATCAAGCAAATTGATGCTGCCTGAAGATAATTCCTTTGGTTCGGTTGCAGGCCGAAAACTGGTTAGAAATGCTAGGTCAACAGCTCGAAGGTGTGTAGATCAAATAGTTTGACAAATTTGACTTGAGGGAGTGTGCCAATTGGAATCGGCATGAGAAAGGTACATAAGTAAAGTGTGAAGTCTCCCTTAGTCAATAAAAAGTAAATATCAGATTCTTAAAATCCGAATAATGATGTCTATGAACTTTGTATTGTATATGTGAAAGTGGTATCAGTATATTTAACTCTAAAAGATTTGTCAGTAGATTTAGCTCCAAAAGGTTAGTTTTGTGCATGTATTATAATGAGAATTATGTAGTCAAATAGGCAGTGTAGATTATTTATGGCTGGTGGGAGAAtattaaatgaaaaataaataaattttaagttggaaaaatttcaaaaaaaaatcctgcaaTTTTAGGGGTTTGCTCCCTAAAGCTTGTTTTTTGTTGGTTAAATACACCATAGCATTGTTTGACTGCATCATATGATGCTTACATGACTTCCCAAATGACACGATGGCTTTTAGAGCGATTTTTTTAGCCTCTTGTACTATTAAATTAGATGTATCACTCTGGTTTTGCACACTTAAATATGATGAATATTGAAAACTATGTGAAATGCTAGGCCGGTTTAAATGGTCTCTGAGATGTTGGtcataggtttttttttttttttgacaaatccCCAAAGCTGCAAGTCAGAAACtgctgaagaaaagaaaaaattgcaGATGTGCTTTGGAAATTTTCCTTCTAAGTCTTTACAGTTTGTCATAGTTTACTATATATCAAATGTTTAGGGTCTAAATTGCATGTTAAGAGTCCACAAAGCCACAGCAATTTGTTTTTGGTCAGAGGGTGCTAGTCCTGCGACGACTGATTGGTGAGTGACGTGCTCAGCTCCGCTTCCTTCAAGCCGTGCCCTTTCTATCGctttctctcctttctcttcttcacctttcttcttcttccacttGCTTCAAGAAAGAGAACTGTGGCAATAAACTGCCAGCAGGCTGAATAATTGAGAGCGAGGAGCAGAAATACTCCTGTTCAGCTTGATCATCGTCGCTGAGGATCAACGCTGGTTGTCTCCAAATGGTACGCAACTATCTGCAGACAACCTGATGGTTGCTATGTTTGCTGAATTCTTGGAATTTGTTTTGTTCTAGTTCGGGTTTTGCTTATCTTTAGCCAGTTAATTGCCGGAATAATCTTATCAGTAGTTCAGGGGAATCTATTGAATTATTCATCGGTTTAAAGTTTCATTGGAAGACCTGGATGCTGCGAGTTCTTGATTGCTTTTGCCACCTGGCTCTGCTTGTGTTCATTTAAGCTCAATTAGCTTAATTTGACCTCAATGGAGAAACCTAATTAACGTCAGCTGAGTACCCTAGAGACAATTGATTTTAGGTAGTCATGTAAGTTTGGTTCAAAACATAAGTACCCCTACAACATTTAACAAAATTTTTAGGTTTAGTTCACTTGGTCATTGGTTGAACCTGAAGAAGTCGACTCCACAGAGCAGAGTGGATAGAGGGGAAGCAATTTCTTTGTAGTAAAGCCTGCTCAGACAAACCGCAATCGAGTGGCATAGTTTTGAGTAAAAAATTGTCATATCATGGCAAAAGCCAGTTATTCTGCACATGGATAGATACTGAACTACATCCGAATTTACCTATTTCCTAGGTTTGGAAACACTTTATGTCTAAAGAAAATGTCTAGAAAACTATTTTCTAGGTTACAGTATAACAGATCTTTGAGCCAATTTGCTGTTCCTGTGATCGATTTCCAATTATAGTAAAAAAGGGTACTAGAAAGATGCTATAAAACTGATTGTTCCATACGAAAACATATGAGTAAGTGTTTCTCTGAATAGCCTCGCTGAAATGTGAATTTGTGGTGCAGGCGAGCACTTACAGGCCTTCCTCCGGCTCTGGCTACCGGAAAGACAAAGGCCGCCGCAAGCCGCTGACGGCGCAGAAGCGaaaggagatcaaggaagcgTTCGATCTCTTCGACACCGATGGCTCTGGTATAATCCCTCTCCTTACTGAATTCTGATTACCCTATTGGAAACAGAACTCACATATGGCAAGTGTCGCTTACTGTTGCCTCTTCTGAATCCAGGGAGCATCGATCCAAGGGAGCTGAACGTTGCAATGAGGTGTGCTTTATTGATCCTGTAACGCACTCGCTTCCAGTTCACCTGTGAGTCTGTGACCGACAACAGTTTTTGAGTAGCTGATGGACATGTTCTTGTTCATTGCAGAGCCTTGGGTTTCGAGATGACACCGGAGGTATCTAGCTCTACTCTGATTTATGAACCCCGCTGTCTCCTTGAGAAATCCGAACAGGTGGTTCTTGAAGTTGACTGGCAGACTGACAATGATGGAACACTTGATGGTTGTGGTGGTCGCAGCAAATCAACCAGATGATCGCGGAGGTGGACAAGGACGGTAGCGGCACGATCGACTTGGACGAGTTCGAGCACATGATGACGGACAAGATGGGCGAGCGGGACGCCCGGGACGAGCTCCACAAGGCCTTCCGCATCATCGACCAGGACGGCAATGTAGTAGCACAGTATGCCTTGCAAACGTGTTGTGATAAGCGAATGGCCTATCGATTGATCATCCGCCGTGCTCTCCCGCAGGGGAAGATCTCCGACGTCGACATCCAGCGGCTGGCCATCGAGACCGGCGAGCGCTTCACGCTGGACGAGGTCAGGGAGATGATAGAGGCCGCCGACGAGAACGGTGAGCAACCTGCCTGCCATGCTAGCTCCGGGCTGGACTTTTGATTTGTTTTTCCTGAGAAGTCGATTGCTTTTAACTATGGTTTTGACTGTACGGATGAACGAGTGCAGGTGATGGCGAGATCGACCAGGAGGAGttcatgaagatgatgaagcggACGAGCTTTGGGTCCAGGTTTTAGCCAAGCACCGAACCGATGGGGGAATAATTGCACAAGGCATATAAGTATAATAACTGATGTGTGAATCATAGA
Coding sequences:
- the LOC133904158 gene encoding probable calcium-binding protein CML8: MASTYRPSSGSGYRKDKGRRKPLTAQKRKEIKEAFDLFDTDGSGSIDPRELNVAMRALGFEMTPEQINQMIAEVDKDGSGTIDLDEFEHMMTDKMGERDARDELHKAFRIIDQDGNGKISDVDIQRLAIETGERFTLDEVREMIEAADENGDGEIDQEEFMKMMKRTSFGSRF